Part of the Nitrosopumilus piranensis genome is shown below.
TTTTTAGTTTCATCTCTTAAAGAACCCGAACCTACTCTTTTTCTTTTTTGGTTCTTCTTTATCATGTTTGTGAATTTCTTCATCTTCATCATCATCTTTAGATTCTCCAGGATTTGGTTTTCCATCTTTAATCCATTGACGAATCTTGTTACCTAGATTGATAGCTTTATCATCATTTTCTGGGGGAGGAACATCAAACAAATCTGAATAAGTTGTAATCTCATCATCAGTAATTCCTTCAAACGGATCATCAGAAGTTGGTTCTGGTGTTGGTTCTGGTGTTGGTTCTGGTGTTGGTTCTGGTGTTGGTTCTGGTGTTGGTTCTGGTGTTGGTTCTGGTGTTGGTTCTGGTGTTGGTTCTGGTGTTGGTTCTGGTGTTGGTTCTGGTGTTGGTTCTGGTGTTGGTTCTGGTGTTGGTTCTGGTGTTGGTTCTGGTGTTGGTTCTGGTGTTGGTTCTTTCTTAATATCAACTCCTTCAAGAGTTCCAAAAACTGTTTCAAGGAAAGTCTTCTTATCAAAAGGCTTTAGATCAGGATATTCTTGTCCAACTCCAACAAACATCACAGGAGTCGATGTTACTTTTACAATAGATAATGCAGCACCACCTCTTGCATCAGCGTCACTTTTTGTCAAAATAGAACCATCAAATTTCACATGCTCATGGAATTCACGTGCTTGGTTAACAGTATCATTTCCAGCTAAAGAGTCACCTACAAAAATTTTCAAATCAGGATTTACAACTTTGGTGATTTTTTCAATCTGCTGCATCAAGTTTTCACTTGTTTGCATTCGTCCAGCAGTATCAATTAGGACAACATCTGTTTTGTGAGATTTTGCATACAACACAGCATCACGTGCAACAGCAGCAGGATCAGAGTTGTAATTTTGTGCAACAAGTTTTAGGTTAAGACGATTGGTGTGTTCTCGTAGTTGCTCAATGGCACCAGCTCTAAAAGTATCGGCTGCTGCAACAACAACAGAATATTTTGCTTGTTGTAACATATGTGCAACTTTGGCGAGCGATGTTGTTTTTCCAGTACCGTTAATTCCAACAAATAAAATCAAGTAAGGTTGCTCTTGTTGTTTTTTTTCATTAATTCTTTGGAAGAGATCAATCTCTCCGGCATTATCAAAGTGTGTAGAAATACTTGAAATCAAACTGTCTTTAACAAACTTTTCAATTTCTTTTTTGTCAACTTTAGAGCCAATCAGTTTTTCTTTTAGATCATCTTTAATGGAATCAATTACTTCTGTTGCAACATCAGACTCTAAGAGAGCAATTTCTAATTCAAAGAGAATGTCTTCAATGTCTTTTTCATTGAGTTCTTTTTCGCCTAAACTTTTCGCTGCATTAGAAAACGCACTACGAAGTTTATCAAACATGGTTTATCCCGATTGTGGAGGTTGACCTTGTTGTTGACCGGATTGTTGCATGGCTTGCATCATTTGATTGACTTGGGCTTTGCCTTGTTCTAATCTTTGAGCAGCATCTTGTTTTTTTGCAGCAGTATCTTGTATTGCAATTTCAATTTCTTTGATTCGCTCTTCAAGATAATTAATTGCAGAAGCAAAATCTTTTTCCACTGCAACACCTGCACCGATATTTAGAATTATTTTGCTGTTGGATGAAATTTTTGTTGGGATAAAAGTTCCCAATCCAATTGGGACAAGAGTATCTGATTCAGGATTCTGACTAAGTGACTTTATTGATTCAATAGCTGCAGTTGCCTCTCTAAATACGCTCATGAATGTTCCCTCTCTTTGAGATAAATCTGCAAAATAGGTTTCAAGCATTTGCATTTGTTGCATCAATTGCTCTGCTTGTTCTTGACTCATTTACAACAAGGCTTTCTCTTATGGTTATAAATTCATTCATAGATTCAACCAAAAATGTAGAATAAATAAAAAATAAAGAATGGACTTTATTTTGCTTTAGAGAATCTGCTCTCTACCTCATCCCAGTTAACTACATTCCACCATGCTTCAATGTAAGCAGGTCTTTTGTTTTGGTAGTTGAGATAGTATGCGTGTTCCCAAACATCACAGCCTAACAATGGCACTAGTCCTTCAGTTCTAGGACTTGTTTGGTTTGGCATTGATTTGTATTCAACCTTTCCAGAGGAAGGATTGTATACTAACCATCCCCAACCACTGCCTTGAATTACTGCTGTAGTGGATGAAAATTTCTCTTTGAAGTCAGCAAAGCTTCCAAAGGAATCATTGATTGCATCAGCAATTGATCCTCCAGGTTCACCGCCTCCATTTGGTTTCATGTTGTTCCAAAATAGCCTATGGTTGTCATAACCACCACCGTTGAAATTAATTGCACCTCTTTTGTCCTCTGGAACAGACTTGATATCAGACAAAATGTCTAAGATATCTTTGTCTTGAATTTCAGCTGGACATGTTTCAAGAGCTGCATTTAGTTTGTCAGTGTATGTTTGATGATGCTTTGTGTGGTGAATCTCCATCGTTCTTGCGTCAATGTGAGGTTCTAATGCATCATAAGCATATGGCATTTCAGGAAGTTCGTATTTTCCCATGGGGACTTTTGATAGCTTATTCCATTTATTGGTTTACAGGTAATCATTTTTACTTGTTAAAATTGATACAAGATTTGTGAAATTCTTAGCGATTTTTTCTTTTATTGTTGTAATTTTGACGGGTTTAGTTTTGTCCCAATCATTGCATTTTGAAAACGAGATTCAGACATATCTTGAAAGAAGTGTTCCGTTTGTCGGAACAGATATTCCTAGAATAGAAGGAATTGATGGCACTGGAATCAAGATAGCAATTATTGATACGGGTGTGGACTATAACCATCCAGACTTGTTTGGTTGGGGACCAGATGGAAAAGTAATTGGAGGATACAACTTCATTCAAGAAGGCAAACCACCAATAGATAACAACGGACATGGAACTCAGGTTGCAGGAGTCATTGCAGCTGATGGGCAAGCAGTAGGGGTAGCACCCAAGGCAAAGATTCTTGCCTACAAGGTCTCAGAAGACGGAGAAGGAGTATCATCGGATTTGATAATCAGGGCAATTGAAAAAGCAATTGAAGATGATGCAGACATTATCAATATCAGCTTGGGAGTAAACAAAACAAACACAAAGATTGAGAGAGCAGTAAACCTTGCATTAGAAAAAGAAATTTTTGTAGTAGTTGCTGCTGGAAATGATGGTCCAGGAATTGGAACAATTGGAAGTCCTGGAAGAAACTTTGGTTCAGTTACAGTTGGTGCAACATACAACAATCTTACATCAAGTCTAGTTGCAACACTAGAAGTTGATGAGAAACCATACACAGTAATTCCAATGGTAGGAAATCAAATCTCAGAAGATACAATTTCAGGAAAGCTTGTTTTTGGAGGATATGGAAAAGCAGGAGAGTTAAAAGATTTGGATGTAAAGGACTCCATACTAATTGTAGAGAGAGGAAGTGACGTAGAAGGAGAGTTGCTGTATTTTTCAATAAAGGAAACTAATGCAGCTGATGCTGGAGCAAAGGCATTAATTGTATACAACAATGTCCCAGGAATTTTCTTGGGAGAATTAATTCATGATTTTATTGAACCAGACTATTCACCGCAGATTCCAGTGGTATCAATGGATAGAGAAGAGGGATTGGAGATTGTCAAATCAATTAATGGAAATGAGGCAGTACTAAATCTGTTTTTTAATCCAGACTATCTTGCACACTTTAGCTCCCGTGGTCCAGTATCTCCATTTTACATAAAGCCTGAGATTGTTGCACCAGGAGCATACATCAATACCACACAAAGCAATGCAGGATACAACTTTACTAGTGGAACAAGTTATGCTGCTCCCCATGTAAGTGGGGCGGCAGCACTATTACTCCAGAAAAACCCCCAACTCCACCACCACGAGATAAAGTCACTATTACTTACTACAGTTGAGCCTGTATCTGATGCCCACGGTAATGAATTCTCCATTCAAGAATCAGGTGCAGGAAGGCTAAACATTGCAAAAGCATTTGAGGCAAAGCTAATCATAGAGCCCCCTAACTTTGTTGCAATCACATCATCAGACAACAATGTTGCTCAAAAGAAATTTCAACTAAAATCAATGGATGGTACATGGGATGGATTTGATGTTACATTTGATGGGCCTGAGTTCATAAAGTTTAGTGGAGAACTTGTAGATGGAAATGTTTTGAGTGTGAGAATGAGTATGTTAGAAGATAATTTTGGAGAGCATGAAGGAAAGATGATGATAAGCCACAATGAAATACAATATGTTGTTCCATTTTTGCTGCATCATACACCTGGTTCAGTTTCAGCAGTACAGCAAAATGAAAAACTGTTCTTTGAGATTTATCATCCTCAAGAATGGAGTTTTGCAAAAATTTCAGTTACAAACAGTAAGGATGGAACAGTTGATACAACAACTGCAACACCAGACAAAACTGCAACAATTGATGTCTATGAAAATACAAAGTATTGGATTGATGCAAAAATCAGAGTCAGTGGAAACTCGTCAAGTGCATACAACACTATTGATGTAAAATCAATTCAAGAAAGAGAGAGATTCGATCTTGTCATCCCAGAAAGACAGATGGCAATAATTGCAGGTGCAGTTATAATAATTGGAGTTGTCGGTATTCTAAAAAGAAGATAGTCTATTGTGGCAGTTTTGGACCAGCATCAATGATTTCTTGTGAAACACCATCAAATTTCTTAAAGTTCTCAACAAACATTTGAGCTAGCTTCTTTGCAGACAAGTCATACGAGTCTTTGTCAATCCAAGTGTTTCTAGGATCTAAAATCTCAGATGGAACTCCTTCTACTTCTGTTGGAATATCTAGATTAAACAAGTCATTGTGAGTATACTTTACAATATCAAGTGCACCTGATAATGCAGCAGTAACCATTGCACGGCTATACTTTATCTTGACTCGTTTTCCAACTCCGTATGGGCCACCAGACCAACCAGTATTGATGAGGTAGACTACGGTGTTGTGTTTGTTGATTTTTTCACCTAGTAGTTTAGCGTAAACTGATGCGGGTCTAGGCATGAATGGTGCTCCAAAGCACTGAGAGAATACAGATTTTGGTTCTTTGATTCCTCTTTCAGTTCCAGCAAGTTTGCTAGTGTAACCTGACATAAAGTGGTACATTGCAGCTTCCTTGGTAAGTCTTGAAACAGGTGGCAACACACCCAATGCGTCTGCAGTCAAAAAGATAATCACTTTAGGATTTCCACCTACACTTGGAATTACAGCTCCTGGGATGAAATCCAAAGGATATCCAACACGAGTGTTTTCAGTTAATGTGTTATCGTCATAGTCAGGTACATTGTCTTTTAGTACAACATTTTCTAAAAGTGCACCAGGCTTGATTGCATTCCATATTTCAGGTTCTGCTTCTTTGCTAAGGTTGATACATTTTGCATAGCATCCACCTTCAAAATTAAAAGTTCCATTATCAGACCAACCATGTTCATCATCTCCAATTAGTTTTCTATGTGGATCTGCTGAGAGGGTAGTCTTTCCAGTACCAGATAATCCAAAGAATAATGCAGTATCTCCTTTTTCTCCAATGTTTGCAGAGCAGTGCATTGGAAAAATTCCTTTTTCAGGTAAGAGATAGTTCATTACACCAAACATAGACTTTTTCATTTCACCAGCATATTCAGTTCCACCAATTAAGACAATCTTTCTTGTCAAATCAATGAGAATAAAGATATCACTTCTTGTTCCATCAATCTCAGGATCTGCCTTAAAGTCATTAATGCAGAGAATTGTAAATTCTGGTTCGTGATTTTCTAGTTCTTCTTTTGTTGGTCTAATAAACAAATTACTTGAGAACATACTTTGCCAGACATGATCATTGATTACTCTGATTGGCAAACGTGTCTCAGGATCTGCTCCTACAAATCCATCAAATACAAATAATTCCTTGTTTTCAACAAAGTTTTTCATTTTTTCTAATAGTTTCTCAAACTTGCCACTTGGGAATTGGTGGTTGATTTTTCCCCAATCAATTGTTTCATGAGTTTTGTCATCATATACGATAAAGCGATC
Proteins encoded:
- a CDS encoding superoxide dismutase, whose amino-acid sequence is MGKYELPEMPYAYDALEPHIDARTMEIHHTKHHQTYTDKLNAALETCPAEIQDKDILDILSDIKSVPEDKRGAINFNGGGYDNHRLFWNNMKPNGGGEPGGSIADAINDSFGSFADFKEKFSSTTAVIQGSGWGWLVYNPSSGKVEYKSMPNQTSPRTEGLVPLLGCDVWEHAYYLNYQNKRPAYIEAWWNVVNWDEVESRFSKAK
- the pfdA gene encoding prefoldin subunit alpha, whose amino-acid sequence is MSQEQAEQLMQQMQMLETYFADLSQREGTFMSVFREATAAIESIKSLSQNPESDTLVPIGLGTFIPTKISSNSKIILNIGAGVAVEKDFASAINYLEERIKEIEIAIQDTAAKKQDAAQRLEQGKAQVNQMMQAMQQSGQQQGQPPQSG
- the ftsY gene encoding signal recognition particle-docking protein FtsY; the protein is MFDKLRSAFSNAAKSLGEKELNEKDIEDILFELEIALLESDVATEVIDSIKDDLKEKLIGSKVDKKEIEKFVKDSLISSISTHFDNAGEIDLFQRINEKKQQEQPYLILFVGINGTGKTTSLAKVAHMLQQAKYSVVVAAADTFRAGAIEQLREHTNRLNLKLVAQNYNSDPAAVARDAVLYAKSHKTDVVLIDTAGRMQTSENLMQQIEKITKVVNPDLKIFVGDSLAGNDTVNQAREFHEHVKFDGSILTKSDADARGGAALSIVKVTSTPVMFVGVGQEYPDLKPFDKKTFLETVFGTLEGVDIKKEPTPEPTPEPTPEPTPEPTPEPTPEPTPEPTPEPTPEPTPEPTPEPTPEPTPEPTPEPTPEPTPEPTSDDPFEGITDDEITTYSDLFDVPPPENDDKAINLGNKIRQWIKDGKPNPGESKDDDEDEEIHKHDKEEPKKKKSRFGFFKR
- a CDS encoding S8 family serine peptidase — protein: MSQSLHFENEIQTYLERSVPFVGTDIPRIEGIDGTGIKIAIIDTGVDYNHPDLFGWGPDGKVIGGYNFIQEGKPPIDNNGHGTQVAGVIAADGQAVGVAPKAKILAYKVSEDGEGVSSDLIIRAIEKAIEDDADIINISLGVNKTNTKIERAVNLALEKEIFVVVAAGNDGPGIGTIGSPGRNFGSVTVGATYNNLTSSLVATLEVDEKPYTVIPMVGNQISEDTISGKLVFGGYGKAGELKDLDVKDSILIVERGSDVEGELLYFSIKETNAADAGAKALIVYNNVPGIFLGELIHDFIEPDYSPQIPVVSMDREEGLEIVKSINGNEAVLNLFFNPDYLAHFSSRGPVSPFYIKPEIVAPGAYINTTQSNAGYNFTSGTSYAAPHVSGAAALLLQKNPQLHHHEIKSLLLTTVEPVSDAHGNEFSIQESGAGRLNIAKAFEAKLIIEPPNFVAITSSDNNVAQKKFQLKSMDGTWDGFDVTFDGPEFIKFSGELVDGNVLSVRMSMLEDNFGEHEGKMMISHNEIQYVVPFLLHHTPGSVSAVQQNEKLFFEIYHPQEWSFAKISVTNSKDGTVDTTTATPDKTATIDVYENTKYWIDAKIRVSGNSSSAYNTIDVKSIQERERFDLVIPERQMAIIAGAVIIIGVVGILKRR
- the pckA gene encoding phosphoenolpyruvate carboxykinase (ATP), whose amino-acid sequence is MNPSKVHRNLPTDEMVRIAVERKEGVVNSTGSLSVNTGKYTGRSPDDRFIVYDDKTHETIDWGKINHQFPSGKFEKLLEKMKNFVENKELFVFDGFVGADPETRLPIRVINDHVWQSMFSSNLFIRPTKEELENHEPEFTILCINDFKADPEIDGTRSDIFILIDLTRKIVLIGGTEYAGEMKKSMFGVMNYLLPEKGIFPMHCSANIGEKGDTALFFGLSGTGKTTLSADPHRKLIGDDEHGWSDNGTFNFEGGCYAKCINLSKEAEPEIWNAIKPGALLENVVLKDNVPDYDDNTLTENTRVGYPLDFIPGAVIPSVGGNPKVIIFLTADALGVLPPVSRLTKEAAMYHFMSGYTSKLAGTERGIKEPKSVFSQCFGAPFMPRPASVYAKLLGEKINKHNTVVYLINTGWSGGPYGVGKRVKIKYSRAMVTAALSGALDIVKYTHNDLFNLDIPTEVEGVPSEILDPRNTWIDKDSYDLSAKKLAQMFVENFKKFDGVSQEIIDAGPKLPQ